Within Gallaecimonas pentaromativorans, the genomic segment CTGCCAGTGTTGTTCGCAAGTTCGACACCGTCTTTAACGGTTTGGCCGTGCAGGGCAATGACATCGACGTCGACGCCCTACGCAAGCTGCCCAACGTTAAACACGTTTATCGCGACGAAGTTTTCCATGTGAACATGGATCAATCGCTGCCGATTATCAAAGCTCCCGCAGCTTGGGAAGCCTTGGGTGGCCAAGCCACCGCCGGTAAAGGCCTGCGCGTTGCGGTTGTAGACTCCGGTATTCGTCCGGAAAACCCGATGTTTGACGATGCCGGCATGACCGCTCCCGATGCCAGCACCCTGCCTACTGATGACTACTGTCATACTGTTGACGCCAGTTTTTGTAACAACAAGCTGATCGTTGCCCGCTACTACCCTGCGCTGTCCAGCACCATTGCCGAGGAATACACCGACAAGCCGTTGGGCTGGAACGGTCACGGTACCCACGTTGCTGGCACTGCCGTGGGTATGCCTGTTACCGCAGACTACAAAGGCACTGATTATGCCCTATCAGGGGTTGCTCCCGGTGCCTATCTGATGGTGTACAAGGCCCTGTATCAGGGAGCTACCACCGCATCAGGCTCAACTTTGAGCCTGATGGCTGCTGTTGAAGATGCTGTTAACGATGGCGCTGACGTTATCAACAACTCCTGGGGTGGTGGTGCTGGTGGCGATCCGAACAATAGCGCTTACAAAACCACCTTTGAAAATGCCGAAGCGGCTGGCGTAGTGGTAGTAAGCGCCGCCGGTAACGACGGCAACGGTGCCCAAACCATCGGTTGCCCGGGTTGCGTCGAGTCTGGCATTACCGTAGCTAACACCCAGACTGGTCGCAGCTTTGTCCAGGAAATGAATGTCGATGGTATCGGTAATTTGCAGATGGTAGAAGGCAGCTCTTCGGTGCAGCTGTCCAGCTTGGCTGCGGCGGATCTCACTGCGCCTCTGGTTGCCGCTGCCAACATTGATGCCGCAAATGCCGAAGGGTGTGATGCCTTCCCGGCAGAAACCTTTGTCGATAGTTTTGCCTTTATCTCCCGCGGCAGCTGTAACTTTACTGTCAAAGCTGCCAATGCCGAGGCTGCTGGTGCCAAAGGCCTGGTTGTCTATGACAACGGCGGTGGTGTTGTTCAGATGTCCATGGATGAATCCACCATTTTCGGCGTGATGCTCAGCCAAGCCGACGCTGAGAAAGTGCTGGCTGCCATGGGCACCGGTTCTATCAATGTCACCCTGGATCCTGCTGTTCACTCCTTTGTGGATAGCGCTTTGGTTGATGTGATGAACAGCTCCTCTTCACGTGGCCCTAATGGCGACAATAGCTTTATCAAACCTGACCTGGCTGCCCCCGGTACCAACATTCTGTCGGCATTCTCTCCAGATGAGTTGGGTATTGGTGGTACTGACCCTGTCTTTGATTCCCTGACCGGTACCTCTATGGCCAGTCCCCATGTGGCAGGCGCGGCAACCTTGGTTCTGGCGGCGCATAGTGACTGGACTCCGGCGGAGGTAAAAGCCGCTTTGACCACCACCAGCACTACCGAAGTCAAAGACGATGACGGTGAGACACAGGCTTCACCCTTTGCCATGGGTGCCGGCCGCATTGATGTATCCAAAGCCATCAATGCCGGCTTGGCAGTGGCACCGGTCTCCATCTCTGGCCCGGGCTGTATGACCACCTGCACCTTTACCGTTGATACCACCAGCTTGGCTGGCGACACCGTCAACTGGACCGGCACCGTCAGCTTTAAAGATGCTGGCATCACTGCAACCCTGTCCAGCGCTACCATGAGCTTGGAAGCCGGTGCCACTGGCTCCTTTGTGCTGAATGTTGATGCCACTTCTGCGACCAAGGATGAATGGCACTTCGGAACCATTACCTGGACTGATGCCGACGGCAACCTGCCTACGGCGCATATGCCGGTGGCTATATACTCCGGTAACAGTACTGACGCGACCGCGCTGAGCTCTACTGGCGGTGTTATGACTGCTGGTGGTGAGCTTGCTGCGCAGACTCAGGTATCCAACAACGGTTTCGACGGTACTGCGACTGTGAAAGTAGTTCTGCCTGAGGGACTGGATGTTAATGGTACCCCCGAAGCAACCGAGTCTGGTGCAACCCAGGACAGCTTTGGTTATGACGCTGCAACCAAAACCATGACCTGGACTGGTACCCTTAACAAGTCTTTCGCCAACCTGGCGGCTGGTCCTGCTTGGCTGGACAGCTTGCCTTCTCTGACCGATGGTTTCGATCCGTTTGAAATCGCGTGCAGTGATTGTGATGAAGGGACCGTAAGCTTAAATGCTGCTGGTCTTGGTATTCAGTTTATGGGTAAAGCTGTTACCAGCATTACTCTTAGTGCCAACGGTTATGTTGCTTTCAACGGCGCCATTGTAACGGCTCCCTATTACAATGACAGCATGCCAAGCTCCAAGATCAGCGGTGCCGTGCTGGCTCCGTTCTGGACCGACTTGGATCTGACCAATACCGGCAAGTGGTACTACCAAATCATCAATGATGGTACCAACGACTATCTGGTCTTTGAGTGGAAAGATATCTCCGAGTACGGTGATACCAGTGGTCGTAAGTACACTTTCCAGGTACTGCTGCAATTGGATGCCGATGCTGCCTTCGTACATTACGTCAGCATGGATGCCATGCCGACTTATGTCACTGCCGGTGTCCAAGATGCCAGTGGCGCTAGGGGTAGCAATCTGTATATCGATGGAACTGGCACGGCTCCTGCGTCAGGCTCAAGCTACGGTCTGACATATCAGGATGGCGGAAAGGTTCAACTTGATTACAATCTGGTATCTGACGCCATCGTTGTAGACGATGTGGCTGCTGTTGTGACGGGGCCGGTAACTATTAACCTGCCCTCTCATATCCATGGCTCTCGCCCAGTGATTTCCTCGACACTGACAGCTACAGGTGTTGACGCTAAGGCTTTGTCACCTATTCAAGTTGATCCGGCAGAGAAGGTGGTTATCACTACTGAACCCTCCAATGGAACCTTGTCTGTTGACTCCTCTGGCGTTGCAACCTATACGCCCAGTGAGGGTTTTACCGGCACTGATAGCTTCAGCTATGCCGCAGAAGGTAACGAGTCGGTAACCGGTACCGTCACCGTTAACGTATCTGCTAAGCCCAACACCAACTCTGGTGGCGGCGGTGGCGGTGCCTTCGGCATCCTGGCCCTGCTGATGGCGCCTCTGATGTGGATGCGTCGCCGTAAGGCCTGATAAATCTCGCCCATAAAAAAGGCCCCGCAAGGGGCCTTTTCTTTTTCAGCGTTAAACCACCTCCTATGGAGGTGGTGATCGTCAAGTCGGGGCTATTCACCGGATTTTGAAGAACAATGTAGGAAAAGAGGTCTACCGAAGTATCTACGTGTACTGCAGCATGAAACAGTGCGAGGTATTGGAGTTGAATGTCCAAGTGAACCATGTCCATTTGGTGGTAAGTGTTCCGCCAAAATTGTCGATATCGGAGTTGATGGGTTTCTTGAAGGGGCGTAGCGCAATACGGTTGTTCAATAAGTTTCCATACCTGCGCAAGCAAAAACTTTGGGGAAACCACTTTTGGTCGAGAGGGTACTTTGTGGACTCAGTCGGTGTGAATGGAGCGATAATCAGACGTTATGTGCGTCACCAAGAGAAAAAAGAGAAAGAGTCAGAACAGCTAGAACTACTGTCAGCGGGCTCATAAAGACGAAAGCCCCCTTCTAGGGGGCCTTCTCTCAAAGCCACCTTCTAAGAAGGTGGTCTTTTACTATCTGCCGTTTGGCGCTTTTTACTGGGTGCTTTGGGGGGCGTCTTTGGCACCGGCGAAAATACCGGCCACATCGACGCTGTCGAAGCGGTATTGCTTGCGGCAGTATTCGCAGTCCATGTCCAGGGCGCCGTCGTGCTCGGCGACCAGCTTTTCAACCTCATCCTGACCCAGGGAGATAAGGGCGCTCTCGCAGCGCTCGCGGGAGCAGGTGCACTTAAAGCTCACCGGTTGCGGCTCAAAAAGGCGCACTTCTTCCTGGTGGAACAGGCGGTGCAGCACATCTTCGGCGCCAAGCTCGAACAGCTCTTCGGCCTTGATGGTGTCGGTAAGGGTGGTCAGGTGTTCGAACTGGCTTTCCTCGTCCTCGGCGGCAGGCAGCACCTGCAGCATCATGCCGGCGGCCTTTTGGCCCTCGGCAAAGAGCCAAAGCCGGGTAGGCAGCTGCTCGGAGTTGGCAAAATAGCCTTCCAGCACTTGGGCTAGGTTGTCCCCTTCCAGGCCAACAACACCCTGATAGCGCTCGCCGTCTTTGGGGGAAATGGTGATCACCAGGTAGCCTTTGCCTACCATCTCGGCCAGGGTGCCGTCAGGTATTTCACCCTGATAGCGGGCCACACCGCGCAATACCTGCTGGTGAGTACCGTTGATCACCGCCAGGCTGACCGGGCCGTCCCCTTGCAGCTGCACGGTGATTTCGCCTTCGAATTTGACCGTTGCCGTCAGCAGGCTGGTGGCTGCCATCAGCTGGCCCAGCAGGCGCTGGATGGGCTGCGGGTAGTTGTGGTTGGCGATGATGGCCTCAAAGCTCTCGTCGAGCTGGACCAGTTCGCCCCTTACCTGTGCGTTTTCAAACACAAAGCGATACAGCTTGTCTTGGGCCATGGTTACTCCTGATGCTTGAAATCTCTCAGCTGCCGGCGCTGCTTTTTGTCCGGCTTGCTGTCGGGGTGCGGATTGTACAGGGCATTGAGCTTGCGCGCCTCGGCATTTTTGGCTCTTTTTTCGGCGCTTTGGGCTGTTTCTTCATAGAGCTGCTGGGCAACGCTGGCCGGGCCCCGGGTCTCGGTCAGCGCCAGGACAGCCACTTCTTTTTCGTCACTGCCGGCCCAGAGTTTGACCAGGGCCCCCACTTCCACGATTTTTGCCGCTTTTACCCTGTTGCCGTTGTAATGCACCTTACCCCCTTCCACCTGGGCGCGGGCCAGGGAGCGGGTCTTGAAAAACCGGGCTGCCCAGAGCCATTTGTCCAGGCGAACTTTTTGATCGTTTTGCTTGTCAGTCATAGGCACCTTCACTTGCTTGGGGCATTATGACCAAGATCAGGCGCAGATGCAGTTTTGTGGGCAGGGTCTCACCATGGGGTGAACCTGTCTTATCCATCTATTGCAACTTGGTCGTCATGCTGAGACTTTACTCTGGAAACGCCAAGGCTTGCGTTGCAATTGCCAAAGCCATGGTTTTAACTAGCAAGTTGCTGTTGATAAACCAATTAGAAACAATTAGTGCACATTTTGCGCATCACTTTTTGAAGGGGTCGCAGCTTCCACCATGGATGTGGGGTTATGCAGGGAGCTGTAAAGATAATGAATTCTGAATTACTTCTTGAGCGCGCCGGCACTCTGGCCCGGCGTCTTCCCGAATCTGCTTTGCGCAGGTGGCTGACGATAGTGCCCGCCATGGTGGCCTTGTGGCTGCTGGCAGGGCTGGTGTGGCTACTGCTGACACCTACCCCAGGGCCATCGCCCTGGCAGCCCCAGCAGGATAACGCTTCTGGCACCGACCTTGATTTGAGTGGCCTGAATGGTTACCCCATGTTCGGGGTGGCCGATGTGGGCGCCGAGCAGGCCCAGCCTGCCCAGCAACTGGTGGACGCCCCGGAAACTCGCCTGAAATTGCGCCTTACCGGCCTGGTGGCCGAAAGCCATACCGGCAGCGGCGTGGCCATTATCGAAAGCCAGGGCAGCCAGATGGCCTACCGGGTCGGTGACGACATCAAAGGCACCCGCGCCAAGGTGGCCCGCATCCTCTGGGACAGGGTGCTGCTGGATAACAGCGGCAAGACCGAAGCGCTGATGGTGGACGGCAAGGAATACCAACCGTTGTCGGTGCTGGCAGCCCCTGCGGGTCGCAAACCTGCTCCCACCGCTACGGTGCCGGCTGCCGAAGTGAAAGCCACCTTAAGGCAGGTCCGTGACAACCCGCAGTCCATTGGCGATCTGGTGCGTTTCAGCCCGGCCCGCGAAGGGGACAACATTACCGGTTACCGGGTTGCGCCTGGCCGCGACCCGGCCATGTTTAAGCAGCTGGGGCTCGAAAGCGGCGATTTGGTCAAATCCATCAATGGCTATGACTTGAGCGACCCGGCCCAGGCCCTGGATATCCTCGGCCAGTTGCAAGGGCTCGACAGCCTGAGCCTCGACATCGAGCGCGGTGGCCAGCCCATGAGCCTGAACATCAATATTGCGCAATGACCGCCATGAAGAATAAAGGAAAACCTATGGTCATCAATAAAGGCCTCAAGCCGACCCTGGCGGCCATGCTGCTGGCATCTTTGCTGAGTGCCCCGGCCCTGCCGTTGCAGGCCGCCGAATCGGCCAAGCCCAATACCTATTCTGCCCAGTTCCGCGACACCGACATCAACGAATTCATCTCTACCGTGTCGGCGGTACTGAAGAAAACCATCGTGGTTGACCCGTCGGTGCGCGGCAAAATCGACGTGCGCTCCTACGACCAAATGAGCGCCGATGAGTACTACCAGTTCTTCCAAAACGTGCTGGACGTGTATGGCTTTGCGGTAGTGGAAATGCCCAACGGCGTGCTGAAGGTGGTCAAAGCCAAAGACGCCAAGACCGGCGCCATCCCGGTGGTGGACGGTAAGCTTGGCAAGGAAGGCGGTGACGAGATGATCACCCGGGTCTTCCAGGTGCATAACGTGGCGGTGCGGGAACTGTCGCCGCTACTGCGCCAACTGGTGGACAACGCCGGTGCCGGCAACGTGGTGCATTACGATGACTCCAACGTGCTGATCGTCACTGGCCGCAGTGGCGTGGTGGACCGTATCGGCCAAATCATCCAGCGGGTGGACAAGGCCGGCGACCAGGAAGTGGCGGTGGTCAAGCTCAAGTACGCCTCCGCCGCCCAGGTGGTGTCCATCATCAACGACCTCAACAAGGGCTCGACTGCCAACAACAATACTTCCTCGCCGCTGGCGGTGAAGGTGGTGGCGGACGAGCGTACCAACTCGGTGCTGGTATCCGGTGAGTCCAAGGCCCGCGACCGCATCATCAAGACCATCAAGGGTCTGGATACCGACCAGCAAAGCACCGGTAATACTCGGGTGGTCTACTTGCAGTACGCCAAAGCCAAAGACTTAGTCGACGTGCTGCAAGGGGTGTCTGACACCATCCAGGCCGAGGACCAAAAAGGCGACAAGGGGGCCATCCGCACCGCCAGCAATGGCCGCCAGCAGGTGTCTATCAAGGCCCATGAAGAAACCAACGCCCTGGTGATCACCGGCCAGCCGGACCTCATCAACAACTTGGTGAACGTGGTCAAAAAACTGGATATCCGCCGTGCCCAGGTGCATGTAGAGGCGATGATCGTCGAGATCTATGACTCCGACGGTACCGACCTTGGGGTGCAGTGGTTCTCCAGCAAATACGGTGCCCAGCAGTTCTCCAACGGCTCGGCTCCCAGCTTGACCACCCTATATGGCGCTTATACTGCGGCGACGGTCAACAGCGGTACCACCACCACTACGGTGGACCCGTCCACTAACATCACCACCACCACTTCTACCAACAATACCGCCGACTATTCCGACCTGGCCTCGGCCCTGGGTGGGGTCAATGGCGCGCTGTGGGGCGTGTTTAAGGGTGATTGGGGCGCGCTGGTCAACGCGGTGAGCTCCGATACCAAGGCCAACATCCTGTCGACCCCCTCGGTCACCACCTTGGACAACAAAGAAGCGTCTTTTGTATCCGGTGAGGATGTGCCGCTGCTGACCGGCTCAACCCCCAGCTCCGACAACTCCAACCCCTTCCAGACCATCGAGCGTGAACAGCTGGGTGTGAAGCTCAACGTTACCCCGCAAATTAACAACGGCGATTCGGTGCAGCTGGCCATCAAACAGGAAGTGTCCAGCCGCTCCGGTAACACCGCGGTGGATATCACCCTCAACAAGCGGGAAGTGAACACCACGGTACTGGTGCACAACGGCGACACCATAGTGCTGGGCGGTTTGATTGACGAGCAGACCCAGGAATCGGTGTCCAAGGTACCGCTGCTGGGGGACATTCCCATCCTTGGCAACCTGTTCAAGTCCACCTCCAGCACCAAGCAAAAGCGTAAATTGATGGTGTTCATCCACCCGGTGATTGTCCGTGACGATGAAACCATGCGTGGCCTTAGCCGCGAGAAATACAACCTGGTGCACGACGAACAAATGCGCCGTAAGGAAGAGGGCATCAGCCTGATGCCCTTTATGGACGTGCCCGAAATGCCGGCTTGGGACGACAGCCTGGCCCAACCGCCGGGGCTGACTGAATTTATCCGCGACCGGGATAACAAGCATGACTGAACAGAGCCTCAACGCTGAACTGGCCGAGGCCACCGAAGCGCCCGAGCTCAGCCCCGAGCAGGAGCGGGCGGCAGGGCGCCTGCCCTTTGCCTTTGCCAAACGCCACGGGGTGCTGTTTACCGAAGGCCAGCTCTACCTGCGCGACGGCGCCCAGCCGTCCGCTTTGCTGGAAGCCTGGCGCTTTCTTGGCAAGGGGGTCGCTCCTACCCCCATCAATGGCCACGATTTTGAAGAGCAGCTGGTGGCCGCTTACCAGCGCGACTCCAGCGCCGCTCGCCAGTTGATGGAAGACATCGGCGCCGATCTCGATTTGAACGCCCTGGCCGAAGAGTTGCCCCAGACCGAAGATCTGTTGGACTCCGACGACGACGCGCCGGTGATACGCCTTATCAACGCCCTGCTGTCTGAGGCCATTAAAGAAGGGGCCTCGGATATCCACATCGAAACCTTCGAACAGGCGCTGGTGGTGCGGTTTCGGGTCGATGGCGTCTTGAAAGAAGTGCTCAAACCCAGCCGCAAGCTCGCCAACCTGCTGGTGTCGCGGATCAAGGTCATGTCCCGCATGGACATCGCCGAGAAGCGGGTGCCCCAGGATGGCCGTATCGGCCTGCGCATTGCTGGCCGCGCCGTGGACGTGCGGGTGTCTACCATGCCGTCTAACCACGGCGAGCGGGTGGTGCTGCGTCTATTGGATAAAAACGCAGTGCGCCTGGATCTCGAAGACTTAGGCATGGTCAAGTCGGTGCGCGACCAGTTCGAGGGCCTTATCCGCAAGCCCCACGGCATTATCCTGGTCACCGGCCCCACCGGCTCCGGTAAATCCACCACCCTCTATGCGGGGCTGTCGGAGATCAACTCCAAAGACCGCAACATCCTTACCGTCGAAGATCCCATCGAGTTTGACCTCGAAGGCATAGGCCAGACCCAGGTTAACCCCAAGGTAGACATGACCTTCGCCCGCGGTCTGCGCGCCATATTGCGCCAAGACCCAGACGTGGTGATGGTGGGGGAAATTCGCGATTTGGAAACCGCGCAGATCGCGGTGCAGGCGTCGCTCACCGGCCACTTGGTGCTGTCCACCCTGCACACCAACACCGCCTCCGGGGCCATTACCCGCTTGGAAGACATGGGGGTCGAGCCGTTTTTGATCTCCAGCTCGCTGTTGGGGGTCCTTGCCCAGCGCCTGGTGCGCCGTCTGTGTCCGCATTGCCGCAGCCCCTACCAAGCCAGCAAAGGCGAGTTGGAGCTGATGGACCTTGAAGAGAAAAAGCTCACCCTGTTCCACCCCAAAGGCTGCGAACACTGCAACATGACCGGCTATCGCGGCCGGACCGGCATTCACGAGTTCATCATCATCGATGAGAAGCTGCGCGAGCTTATCCACAATGGCCGTGGCGAGCAGGCCATCGTCAAGCAGGTGCGCAAGTCAGTGCCCAGCATCCGCGACGACGGCTTTGCCAAGGTCCAGGCCGGTATCACCTCCCTTGAGGAAGTGCTGCGGGTTACCCGGGAGGATTGATGGCGGCTTTTGAATACGTTGCCCTGGATGCCAAAGGCAAACAGAAAAAAGGCGTTCTGGAAGCCGACAGCCCCCGCGCCGCCCGAAGCGCGCTGCGCGACCAGGGGCTGATGCCGGTTTCCCTGGCCGAGAGCGTGCAGCAGGAAAAGGCCCGTGGCAAAGCCCGCGGCCTGGGTTTTGGCACCAAGGTGTCGGTGAGCGATTTGGCGCTTATCAGCCGCCAGCTCTCCACCCTGGTGCAATCGGCGCTGCCGCTGGAAGAATGCCTTAAAGCGGTGGCGGACCAAACCGAGAAGCCGCGCCTTCAGCGCATCCTGATGGCGGTGCGCTCCAAGGTGGTGGAAGGCTATAGCCTGGCCGACTCCATGGCCGAGTTTCCCAATGTCTTTGACGAGCTGTACTGCGCCATGGTGGCTGCCGGTGAAAAATCGGGGCATCTGGATACGGTACAAAACCGCCTGGCCGACTACACCGAGCAGCGCCAGACCGTAAAGCAGCAAATCCAGCAGGCCATGATCTACCCCATCATGCTGACCCTGGTGGCCATCGGCGTGGTGTCTCTGCTGCTGACCTCGGTGGTGCCGCAGGTGGTGGGCCAGTTCGAGCACATGAACGCCACCTTGCCGGCCAGTACCCGCTTTTTGATTGGCGCCTCGGACTTTGTCCGTGACTGGGGGCTGTTGGTACTGGCGGGGGTTATCCTGGCCGGGGTCGGTTTTAGCCGGGCCATGAAAAAAACCGGCTTTCGGCGCAAGGTGCACGGCTATTTGCTGCGCATGGCGGTGCTGGGCAAGGTGGTGCGCGGCGTTAATACCGCCCGTTTTGCCCGTACCCTGGCCATTTGCTCGGCCTCGTCGGTGCCGCTTTTGGAGGGCATGCGCATCAGCGGTGACGTGCTGACCAACCTGGTGATGAAAGAATCGGTAGCCGAGGCTACCACCAAGGTCCGCGAGGGCACCAGCCTTCGTCAGGCCCTGACCCAGACCAAACTGTTTCCGCCAATGATGCTGCACATGATCGCCTCCGGGGAGAAGTCCGGCGAGCTGACCCAGATGCTGGAGCGCGCCGCCGACAACCAGGACCGGGAGTTTTCCAACCTGGTTACCGTGACCCTCGGGGTGCTGACCCCGGCCATGGTGGTGACCATGGCCGCCATTGTGTTTTTCATCATGATCTCTATCCTGCAACCCATTCTGGAAATGAACAACATGGTGGCCTGAGCTGCCAAGGAGTCGCTGTATGAACAAGAAACAACAGGGTTTTACCCTCATCGAAATCATGGTGGTGGTGGTGATCATCGGCATGCTGATCGCCATCGTCGCCCCCAACGTGTTGGGTAACAAAGACAAGGCCATGGTCCAAAAAGCGGTGGCCGACATCAATGGCCTGGAGTCGGCCCTTGAGATGTATTACCTGGACAACTCCACCCTGCCCACCACCGAGCAGGGCCTGCAAGCACTGGTGCAAGAGCCCACCCCGGCGCCTCGCAACTACCGCCAGGGCGGTTACATCAAGCGTCTGCCTACCGACCCTTGGGGCCGCGACTACATCTACATCAACCCCGGTGAGCATGGCCGCTATGACCTCTACACCCTAGGCGCCGACGGCCAGGAAGGGGGCGATGAGCTCAATGCCGACATCGGTAACTGGAACCTCAAGGACTTCCAGAAGTAAGCGATGACAGCCCCGCGCGCCCAAGGCCATGGCTTTACCCTTATCGAGATCCTGGTGGTCCTGCTGCTGATGGGGCTGATGGTGGCTATGGTCTCCGTCTCCTTTGGTGGCCCCAGCGACGGT encodes:
- a CDS encoding S8 family serine peptidase, encoding MKLQTAFKLSPLVLALASASSVAALSVSPHQVVFDNPVITKSKVTKAQKGPLREIVPNRYIIELTGEPVAARSGSHVARSASGKLDFAASSTQAVKSQLASERAQAAAALKTLYPSASVVRKFDTVFNGLAVQGNDIDVDALRKLPNVKHVYRDEVFHVNMDQSLPIIKAPAAWEALGGQATAGKGLRVAVVDSGIRPENPMFDDAGMTAPDASTLPTDDYCHTVDASFCNNKLIVARYYPALSSTIAEEYTDKPLGWNGHGTHVAGTAVGMPVTADYKGTDYALSGVAPGAYLMVYKALYQGATTASGSTLSLMAAVEDAVNDGADVINNSWGGGAGGDPNNSAYKTTFENAEAAGVVVVSAAGNDGNGAQTIGCPGCVESGITVANTQTGRSFVQEMNVDGIGNLQMVEGSSSVQLSSLAAADLTAPLVAAANIDAANAEGCDAFPAETFVDSFAFISRGSCNFTVKAANAEAAGAKGLVVYDNGGGVVQMSMDESTIFGVMLSQADAEKVLAAMGTGSINVTLDPAVHSFVDSALVDVMNSSSSRGPNGDNSFIKPDLAAPGTNILSAFSPDELGIGGTDPVFDSLTGTSMASPHVAGAATLVLAAHSDWTPAEVKAALTTTSTTEVKDDDGETQASPFAMGAGRIDVSKAINAGLAVAPVSISGPGCMTTCTFTVDTTSLAGDTVNWTGTVSFKDAGITATLSSATMSLEAGATGSFVLNVDATSATKDEWHFGTITWTDADGNLPTAHMPVAIYSGNSTDATALSSTGGVMTAGGELAAQTQVSNNGFDGTATVKVVLPEGLDVNGTPEATESGATQDSFGYDAATKTMTWTGTLNKSFANLAAGPAWLDSLPSLTDGFDPFEIACSDCDEGTVSLNAAGLGIQFMGKAVTSITLSANGYVAFNGAIVTAPYYNDSMPSSKISGAVLAPFWTDLDLTNTGKWYYQIINDGTNDYLVFEWKDISEYGDTSGRKYTFQVLLQLDADAAFVHYVSMDAMPTYVTAGVQDASGARGSNLYIDGTGTAPASGSSYGLTYQDGGKVQLDYNLVSDAIVVDDVAAVVTGPVTINLPSHIHGSRPVISSTLTATGVDAKALSPIQVDPAEKVVITTEPSNGTLSVDSSGVATYTPSEGFTGTDSFSYAAEGNESVTGTVTVNVSAKPNTNSGGGGGGAFGILALLMAPLMWMRRRKA
- the hslR gene encoding ribosome-associated heat shock protein Hsp15, whose amino-acid sequence is MTDKQNDQKVRLDKWLWAARFFKTRSLARAQVEGGKVHYNGNRVKAAKIVEVGALVKLWAGSDEKEVAVLALTETRGPASVAQQLYEETAQSAEKRAKNAEARKLNALYNPHPDSKPDKKQRRQLRDFKHQE
- the gspE gene encoding type II secretion system ATPase GspE; its protein translation is MTEQSLNAELAEATEAPELSPEQERAAGRLPFAFAKRHGVLFTEGQLYLRDGAQPSALLEAWRFLGKGVAPTPINGHDFEEQLVAAYQRDSSAARQLMEDIGADLDLNALAEELPQTEDLLDSDDDAPVIRLINALLSEAIKEGASDIHIETFEQALVVRFRVDGVLKEVLKPSRKLANLLVSRIKVMSRMDIAEKRVPQDGRIGLRIAGRAVDVRVSTMPSNHGERVVLRLLDKNAVRLDLEDLGMVKSVRDQFEGLIRKPHGIILVTGPTGSGKSTTLYAGLSEINSKDRNILTVEDPIEFDLEGIGQTQVNPKVDMTFARGLRAILRQDPDVVMVGEIRDLETAQIAVQASLTGHLVLSTLHTNTASGAITRLEDMGVEPFLISSSLLGVLAQRLVRRLCPHCRSPYQASKGELELMDLEEKKLTLFHPKGCEHCNMTGYRGRTGIHEFIIIDEKLRELIHNGRGEQAIVKQVRKSVPSIRDDGFAKVQAGITSLEEVLRVTRED
- the gspF gene encoding type II secretion system inner membrane protein GspF, which codes for MAAFEYVALDAKGKQKKGVLEADSPRAARSALRDQGLMPVSLAESVQQEKARGKARGLGFGTKVSVSDLALISRQLSTLVQSALPLEECLKAVADQTEKPRLQRILMAVRSKVVEGYSLADSMAEFPNVFDELYCAMVAAGEKSGHLDTVQNRLADYTEQRQTVKQQIQQAMIYPIMLTLVAIGVVSLLLTSVVPQVVGQFEHMNATLPASTRFLIGASDFVRDWGLLVLAGVILAGVGFSRAMKKTGFRRKVHGYLLRMAVLGKVVRGVNTARFARTLAICSASSVPLLEGMRISGDVLTNLVMKESVAEATTKVREGTSLRQALTQTKLFPPMMLHMIASGEKSGELTQMLERAADNQDREFSNLVTVTLGVLTPAMVVTMAAIVFFIMISILQPILEMNNMVA
- the gspG gene encoding type II secretion system major pseudopilin GspG — its product is MNKKQQGFTLIEIMVVVVIIGMLIAIVAPNVLGNKDKAMVQKAVADINGLESALEMYYLDNSTLPTTEQGLQALVQEPTPAPRNYRQGGYIKRLPTDPWGRDYIYINPGEHGRYDLYTLGADGQEGGDELNADIGNWNLKDFQK
- the gspC gene encoding type II secretion system protein GspC, encoding MNSELLLERAGTLARRLPESALRRWLTIVPAMVALWLLAGLVWLLLTPTPGPSPWQPQQDNASGTDLDLSGLNGYPMFGVADVGAEQAQPAQQLVDAPETRLKLRLTGLVAESHTGSGVAIIESQGSQMAYRVGDDIKGTRAKVARILWDRVLLDNSGKTEALMVDGKEYQPLSVLAAPAGRKPAPTATVPAAEVKATLRQVRDNPQSIGDLVRFSPAREGDNITGYRVAPGRDPAMFKQLGLESGDLVKSINGYDLSDPAQALDILGQLQGLDSLSLDIERGGQPMSLNINIAQ
- the hslO gene encoding Hsp33 family molecular chaperone HslO codes for the protein MAQDKLYRFVFENAQVRGELVQLDESFEAIIANHNYPQPIQRLLGQLMAATSLLTATVKFEGEITVQLQGDGPVSLAVINGTHQQVLRGVARYQGEIPDGTLAEMVGKGYLVITISPKDGERYQGVVGLEGDNLAQVLEGYFANSEQLPTRLWLFAEGQKAAGMMLQVLPAAEDEESQFEHLTTLTDTIKAEELFELGAEDVLHRLFHQEEVRLFEPQPVSFKCTCSRERCESALISLGQDEVEKLVAEHDGALDMDCEYCRKQYRFDSVDVAGIFAGAKDAPQSTQ
- the gspD gene encoding type II secretion system secretin GspD — translated: MVINKGLKPTLAAMLLASLLSAPALPLQAAESAKPNTYSAQFRDTDINEFISTVSAVLKKTIVVDPSVRGKIDVRSYDQMSADEYYQFFQNVLDVYGFAVVEMPNGVLKVVKAKDAKTGAIPVVDGKLGKEGGDEMITRVFQVHNVAVRELSPLLRQLVDNAGAGNVVHYDDSNVLIVTGRSGVVDRIGQIIQRVDKAGDQEVAVVKLKYASAAQVVSIINDLNKGSTANNNTSSPLAVKVVADERTNSVLVSGESKARDRIIKTIKGLDTDQQSTGNTRVVYLQYAKAKDLVDVLQGVSDTIQAEDQKGDKGAIRTASNGRQQVSIKAHEETNALVITGQPDLINNLVNVVKKLDIRRAQVHVEAMIVEIYDSDGTDLGVQWFSSKYGAQQFSNGSAPSLTTLYGAYTAATVNSGTTTTTVDPSTNITTTTSTNNTADYSDLASALGGVNGALWGVFKGDWGALVNAVSSDTKANILSTPSVTTLDNKEASFVSGEDVPLLTGSTPSSDNSNPFQTIEREQLGVKLNVTPQINNGDSVQLAIKQEVSSRSGNTAVDITLNKREVNTTVLVHNGDTIVLGGLIDEQTQESVSKVPLLGDIPILGNLFKSTSSTKQKRKLMVFIHPVIVRDDETMRGLSREKYNLVHDEQMRRKEEGISLMPFMDVPEMPAWDDSLAQPPGLTEFIRDRDNKHD